In Mesorhizobium sp. 113-3-3, a genomic segment contains:
- a CDS encoding type I secretion system permease/ATPase, whose protein sequence is MPQSRPSEPPRTTLAAVLGSFRRAFAGIALMSGVVNILALTGSFFMLQVYDRVIPGRSVPTLVGLAVFAGTLFVFQGVLELIRSRLLVRIGMGLDTRLSGQVYAALMRLPLRTKLAGDGLQSLRDLDQVRSFMSSAGPTALFDLPWMPLYLGICFLFHFWIGMTALAGAIVLFSLTLFAEARTREPAKEANRQAAARNTLAEATRRNVEVLQAMGFGSRIAGRWADINAEYLGTNAKASDLAGTLGTISKILRMMLQSGILAIGAWLVIHQEATGGIMIASSIMMSRALAPIELAIAHWKGFVTARQAWARLTQLLALLPEAATTVSLPAPTATLVVEGISVTPPGERRVVVQDAGFALEKGAGLGIIGPSASGKSSLVRAIAGIWLPGRGAVRLDGATLDQWSPEELGRHVGYLPQDVQLFDGTIAENIARFEPEAPSDKILSAARAAGVHDLIVHLPEGYETRIGEAGSALSAGQRQRVALARALYGDPFLVVLDEPNSNLDAEGEAALTEAIQGVRARGGIAVVVAHRPSALASLDQVLVMANGRVQAFGPKNEVLNKVTRPGGVPLKVVSAPEENAS, encoded by the coding sequence ATGCCGCAGTCCCGTCCGTCCGAGCCGCCGCGAACCACCCTCGCGGCGGTTCTTGGTTCCTTCCGGCGTGCCTTTGCCGGCATCGCGCTGATGAGCGGTGTCGTCAACATATTGGCGCTGACCGGCTCGTTCTTCATGCTGCAGGTCTACGACCGGGTCATCCCCGGCCGCAGCGTGCCGACGCTGGTCGGGCTTGCGGTGTTTGCCGGCACGCTGTTCGTCTTCCAGGGCGTGCTCGAGCTCATCCGGTCGCGGCTGCTGGTGCGCATCGGCATGGGGCTGGACACACGGTTGAGCGGGCAGGTCTATGCGGCACTCATGCGGCTGCCCTTGCGCACCAAGCTCGCCGGCGATGGCCTGCAGTCGCTGCGCGATCTCGACCAGGTGCGTTCGTTTATGTCGAGCGCCGGTCCGACGGCGCTTTTCGACTTGCCATGGATGCCGCTCTATCTCGGCATCTGCTTTCTCTTCCATTTCTGGATCGGCATGACGGCGCTCGCTGGCGCCATCGTCCTGTTCAGCCTGACGCTGTTTGCCGAGGCCCGCACGCGCGAGCCCGCCAAGGAAGCCAACCGCCAGGCCGCCGCGCGCAACACGCTGGCCGAAGCGACACGGCGCAATGTCGAGGTGCTGCAGGCGATGGGCTTTGGTTCGCGCATCGCCGGACGCTGGGCCGATATCAACGCCGAGTATCTCGGCACCAACGCCAAGGCGAGCGATCTGGCCGGCACGCTCGGAACCATCTCCAAGATCCTGCGCATGATGCTGCAGTCCGGCATACTGGCGATCGGCGCCTGGCTCGTCATTCACCAGGAAGCGACAGGCGGCATCATGATTGCGAGTTCCATCATGATGAGCCGGGCGCTGGCGCCGATCGAACTGGCCATCGCGCACTGGAAGGGCTTCGTCACCGCCCGCCAGGCCTGGGCGCGGCTCACCCAGCTGCTGGCGCTGCTTCCCGAAGCGGCGACGACGGTTTCCCTGCCGGCGCCGACGGCCACTCTCGTGGTCGAAGGCATCAGCGTCACGCCGCCGGGCGAGCGGCGGGTGGTCGTGCAGGATGCGGGCTTTGCCCTGGAAAAGGGCGCCGGCCTCGGCATTATCGGGCCGAGTGCTTCCGGCAAATCCTCGCTGGTGCGGGCGATCGCCGGCATCTGGCTGCCGGGCCGCGGCGCCGTCAGGCTGGACGGCGCAACGCTTGACCAGTGGTCGCCGGAGGAGCTTGGCCGGCATGTCGGCTATCTGCCGCAGGATGTGCAGCTGTTCGACGGCACCATTGCCGAGAACATCGCGCGTTTCGAGCCCGAGGCGCCTTCGGACAAGATCCTGTCTGCCGCCCGGGCGGCAGGCGTGCACGACCTGATCGTCCATCTGCCGGAAGGCTACGAGACACGCATCGGCGAGGCCGGATCGGCCCTGTCGGCCGGCCAGCGGCAAAGGGTTGCGCTGGCGCGTGCGCTTTATGGCGATCCGTTCCTGGTCGTCCTCGATGAGCCCAATTCGAACCTCGATGCCGAAGGCGAGGCCGCCTTGACCGAGGCGATCCAGGGCGTTCGCGCCCGCGGCGGCATCGCCGTCGTGGTGGCGCATCGCCCAAGCGCGCTGGCAAGCCTCGACCAGGTCCTGGTCATGGCGAATGGCCGGGTCCAGGCCTTTGGCCCGAAGAACGAAGTGCTGAACAAGGTCACCCGGCCGGGTGGCGTGCCATTGAAAGTCGTATCCGCGCCCGAGGAGAACGCATCCTGA
- a CDS encoding HlyD family type I secretion periplasmic adaptor subunit, which translates to MAVAPTIDRTIRRYLLAGVAACILLVGGAGSLAAVTELSGAVIAPGKLVVDSSVKKVQHPTGGVVGTILAREGDAVKSGQVLLRLDETVTRANLAIVIKGLDQFEARLARLEAERDNHADIAFPASLTSRRDDPAVARAMAGEQSLFEFRRQARAGQKAQLEERIAQLAEEASGLTEQREAKSQEIKLIGTELDSIRTLWLKKLVSIDRMTALERDAVRLDGEHGQLTASIAQAKGRIAETRLQIIQVDQDLRSEVATELRDVQGKISEFVERKVSAEDQLKRIDIRSPQDGVVHQLAVHTIGGVISPGEVIMLVVPVADDLTVEARIAPQDIDQLSLGQDVTLKLSAFNQRVTPELNGVVNEISADLSVDERSGAGFYTVRVSLPRTELKKLKGLTLAPGMPVEAFFSTGSRTMLSYLVKPLADQIARAFREE; encoded by the coding sequence ATGGCCGTGGCCCCCACCATCGACCGGACCATCCGGCGCTATTTGCTTGCCGGCGTGGCGGCGTGCATTCTTCTGGTCGGTGGCGCGGGCAGCCTGGCGGCGGTCACCGAACTGTCCGGCGCCGTGATTGCGCCGGGCAAGCTGGTCGTCGATTCCAGCGTCAAGAAGGTGCAGCATCCCACCGGTGGCGTGGTCGGCACCATTCTGGCGCGCGAAGGCGATGCGGTGAAATCCGGCCAGGTGCTGCTTCGTCTCGACGAGACGGTCACCCGCGCCAATCTGGCGATCGTCATCAAGGGGCTCGACCAATTCGAGGCGCGGCTGGCCCGTCTCGAAGCCGAGCGCGACAACCATGCCGACATCGCCTTTCCGGCTTCATTGACATCGAGGCGCGATGACCCCGCCGTTGCGCGCGCCATGGCTGGCGAACAGTCGCTGTTCGAGTTTCGCCGCCAGGCCCGCGCCGGGCAGAAGGCGCAATTGGAAGAGCGTATTGCGCAGCTTGCCGAGGAGGCCTCGGGGCTCACCGAGCAGCGGGAGGCCAAGAGCCAGGAAATAAAACTGATCGGCACCGAGCTCGACAGCATCCGCACGCTCTGGCTGAAGAAGCTTGTCTCGATCGACCGCATGACGGCGCTGGAGCGCGACGCGGTGCGGCTCGACGGCGAACACGGGCAGCTGACGGCCTCCATTGCACAGGCCAAGGGCCGGATTGCCGAGACCCGGCTGCAGATCATCCAGGTCGACCAGGATCTGCGCAGCGAGGTCGCGACCGAGCTGCGCGATGTTCAGGGAAAAATATCCGAATTCGTCGAACGCAAGGTGTCCGCCGAAGACCAGCTTAAGCGCATCGACATCCGCAGCCCGCAGGATGGCGTGGTCCACCAGCTCGCCGTCCATACGATCGGCGGCGTCATTTCGCCGGGCGAGGTCATCATGCTCGTGGTGCCGGTGGCGGATGATCTGACCGTCGAGGCCCGCATTGCCCCACAGGACATCGATCAGCTCTCGCTGGGCCAGGACGTGACGCTAAAACTCTCGGCGTTCAATCAGCGCGTGACCCCGGAACTGAACGGCGTGGTCAACGAGATTTCAGCCGATCTCAGCGTCGACGAGCGCAGCGGCGCGGGCTTCTACACGGTTCGCGTCAGCCTGCCGCGCACGGAGCTGAAGAAACTGAAGGGTCTTACCCTGGCGCCGGGCATGCCTGTCGAGGCGTTCTTCTCCACCGGCAGCCGGACCATGCTGTCCTACCTGGTGAAACCTCTGGCCGATCAGATAGCGCGCGCGTTCCGGGAAGAGTGA
- a CDS encoding SPFH domain-containing protein, with protein sequence MEALQYLGPMEWMAIEAAVLVIVLAILFWWSGVVRYIPNDRLGILEKLWSFRGSVSNGFIALNREAGYQPEVVRGGLHFFMPFQYSMHRANLVTIPQGQIGYVFARDGKPLPSTQTLASNTEADDFQDVRGFLEKGGQKGPQRKILREGIYAINLAQFIVLTAQSIYAVNLSSSEQNLFTNMSSMISERGGFEPIVIHNAEDMIGIVTIHDGPALPDGEIIAPTVANDPNDPNFHNNFQDPEKFLNAGGYRGRQLQVLADGSYFLNRIFATVELVKKTIIDVGTVGVVVSYNGRHGTDISGQAYRHGELVEIGARGVWSTPLLPGKYAFNTYAGNIITVPTTNFVLKWTKEQFGEHRLDENLSEVSLITKDAFEPVLPLSVVVHIDYMKAPLVVQRFGDIKRLVEQTLDPMVSAYFKNIAQTKTLIQLLQERSDIQRKSGEEMRAKFNTYSLELQEVLIGTPRAANGQNSIEQILIQLRERQIAVEKVETYKLQEKAAIQERTLREKEALAEQQAKITASALTIEISENEGKAQLARTRQQAETIQVTAKAEAEKVRLAGHGEADMIKAIALADAERIKATGFADAEKVRAIGLAEAEATEKKVAAFGGPDYQLNAQVLMRFAEAIENGRLPIVPQIQIGATGGEKGAANGLVEMMLSMLVADRVGRQIVPDEIPAPVEED encoded by the coding sequence ATGGAAGCCCTACAGTATCTCGGCCCGATGGAATGGATGGCGATCGAGGCAGCCGTGCTGGTCATCGTGCTGGCAATCCTGTTCTGGTGGAGCGGTGTGGTCCGCTACATCCCGAACGACAGGCTCGGCATCCTGGAAAAACTGTGGAGTTTTCGTGGCTCCGTCAGCAATGGCTTCATCGCGCTCAACCGTGAGGCAGGCTACCAGCCGGAAGTCGTGCGCGGTGGCCTGCATTTCTTCATGCCGTTCCAATATTCGATGCATCGCGCCAATCTTGTCACCATCCCGCAAGGTCAGATCGGCTATGTCTTTGCCCGTGATGGCAAGCCGCTGCCGTCGACGCAGACTCTGGCTTCCAACACCGAAGCCGATGATTTCCAGGATGTACGCGGCTTTCTCGAAAAAGGCGGACAAAAAGGACCGCAACGCAAGATCTTGCGTGAAGGCATCTATGCCATCAATCTCGCACAATTCATCGTGCTGACCGCCCAGTCGATCTATGCCGTTAATCTGAGCTCGTCGGAACAAAACCTTTTTACCAATATGTCCAGCATGATCTCGGAGCGGGGCGGCTTTGAGCCGATCGTCATCCATAATGCCGAGGATATGATCGGCATCGTCACCATCCATGACGGTCCGGCCCTGCCGGATGGCGAGATCATCGCACCGACCGTCGCCAACGATCCGAACGACCCGAACTTCCACAACAATTTTCAGGACCCGGAGAAGTTTCTCAATGCCGGTGGCTACCGTGGCCGGCAGCTGCAGGTGCTGGCCGACGGCAGCTACTTCCTCAATCGCATTTTCGCGACCGTCGAACTGGTCAAGAAGACGATCATCGACGTTGGCACGGTGGGTGTCGTCGTCTCCTATAACGGCCGCCACGGCACGGATATATCCGGGCAGGCATACCGTCACGGCGAGCTGGTCGAAATCGGCGCGCGCGGTGTCTGGTCAACGCCGCTGCTGCCGGGCAAGTATGCGTTCAATACCTATGCCGGCAATATCATCACCGTGCCGACCACCAACTTCGTGCTCAAATGGACGAAGGAGCAGTTTGGCGAACACAGGCTGGACGAGAACCTGTCTGAAGTGTCGCTGATCACCAAGGATGCGTTCGAGCCTGTGCTGCCGCTCTCCGTCGTTGTGCATATCGACTATATGAAGGCGCCGCTCGTGGTGCAGCGTTTCGGTGACATCAAGCGGCTGGTCGAACAAACGCTCGACCCGATGGTTTCCGCTTACTTCAAGAACATCGCCCAGACAAAGACGCTGATTCAGCTTTTGCAGGAGCGTAGCGATATCCAGCGCAAATCGGGCGAGGAAATGCGCGCGAAATTCAATACCTACAGCCTCGAGCTGCAGGAAGTGTTGATTGGTACGCCCCGTGCCGCCAATGGCCAGAACAGCATAGAGCAGATCCTGATCCAGCTGCGCGAGCGCCAGATCGCAGTCGAAAAGGTCGAGACCTACAAATTGCAGGAGAAGGCGGCCATTCAGGAACGCACGTTGCGTGAGAAGGAGGCGCTCGCCGAACAGCAAGCCAAGATCACGGCGTCGGCGCTTACCATCGAGATCAGTGAGAACGAAGGCAAGGCGCAACTCGCCCGCACCCGCCAGCAGGCGGAAACCATTCAGGTCACTGCCAAGGCAGAAGCCGAGAAGGTGCGCCTCGCCGGCCATGGCGAGGCCGACATGATCAAGGCTATCGCGCTTGCCGATGCCGAACGCATCAAGGCGACCGGTTTTGCGGATGCCGAGAAGGTGCGCGCCATCGGCCTGGCGGAGGCCGAGGCCACCGAGAAGAAGGTCGCGGCCTTCGGCGGCCCGGACTATCAGCTCAACGCGCAGGTTCTCATGCGCTTCGCCGAGGCGATCGAGAATGGCAGGCTGCCCATCGTGCCGCAGATCCAGATCGGCGCTACCGGTGGAGAAAAGGGGGCCGCCAACGGCCTTGTCGAGATGATGCTCTCTATGCTCGTTGCCGACCGGGTTGGACGGCAAATCGTTCCGGATGAGATCCCGGCACCCGTCGAGGAGGATTGA
- the dusA gene encoding tRNA dihydrouridine(20/20a) synthase DusA, with translation MLKYQDHRLAIAPMMDWTDRHCRFFHRQLTSRALLYTEMVVADAVIQGARDRLLGFDVAEHPVALQLGGSDPAKLAEAARIGEAFGYDEINLNVGCPSDRVQSGTFGACLMKVPDLVADCVAAMKTAVTIPVTVKCRIGVDEQDPEPALDALADGVFAAGADALWVHARKAWLEGLSPKENRDIPPLDYNRVYRLKAKKPNEFIGINGGIQSLEEARAHLDHVDGAMLGRAAYHTPGILAGVDAGFYGAKPEAFDFAALIDAMVDYAARHIEQGGRLGHVTRHMVGLFHGLPGARRYRQILSTDANRPGAGPEVLKTAFAAVEFGRGAAEAA, from the coding sequence ATGCTGAAATATCAAGACCATAGACTAGCCATTGCGCCCATGATGGACTGGACGGACCGGCATTGCCGGTTCTTCCATCGCCAGCTGACGAGCCGTGCGCTGCTTTATACCGAGATGGTAGTGGCCGATGCGGTCATCCAAGGCGCGCGCGACAGGCTGCTTGGCTTCGATGTGGCGGAACATCCGGTCGCGCTGCAGCTTGGCGGCTCGGACCCGGCGAAGCTTGCCGAGGCAGCGCGCATCGGCGAAGCGTTCGGCTATGACGAGATCAACCTCAATGTCGGTTGCCCGTCAGACCGCGTCCAGTCGGGCACGTTCGGCGCCTGCCTGATGAAAGTGCCCGATCTTGTCGCGGACTGCGTCGCGGCAATGAAAACGGCGGTGACAATCCCCGTCACCGTGAAGTGTCGCATCGGCGTCGACGAACAGGATCCGGAGCCGGCGCTCGATGCGCTGGCGGACGGGGTTTTCGCGGCCGGCGCAGACGCGCTTTGGGTGCATGCGCGTAAGGCGTGGCTGGAGGGGCTTAGCCCCAAGGAAAATCGCGACATCCCGCCGCTCGATTACAACAGGGTCTATCGGCTCAAGGCCAAAAAACCAAACGAATTCATCGGCATCAATGGCGGAATTCAGTCGCTTGAAGAGGCCCGGGCGCATCTCGATCATGTCGACGGCGCCATGCTTGGCCGCGCGGCCTACCACACACCAGGCATTCTGGCCGGCGTCGATGCCGGCTTCTATGGCGCGAAGCCCGAGGCATTCGATTTCGCCGCGCTGATCGACGCCATGGTGGATTACGCGGCACGCCACATCGAACAGGGCGGGCGGCTCGGCCATGTCACCCGCCATATGGTCGGGCTGTTCCACGGGCTGCCCGGCGCGCGCCGCTACCGCCAGATCCTGTCGACCGACGCAAACCGGCCCGGTGCCGGGCCTGAGGTGCTGAAGACGGCTTTCGCGGCGGTCGAATTCGGTAGAGGGGCAGCCGAAGCGGCCTGA
- a CDS encoding TIGR02281 family clan AA aspartic protease: protein MSSRLFWILMAVIGVGAALLMLNDSAGSTLGVENHDFGRLIWLGAFGALIAGGLLRSGRPLGDMARNFGAWAAIVLALIAGYQYRYELQDIASRVTAGLVPGSPLALGVEDGHATVTLDKADNGHFEARILVNGNPVRAVVDTGATSTVLTSEDAQAAGFNPAALNYTIPVSTANGMARAAAVKTDAVAIGGIVRKDMSVMVAAPGMLSQSLLGMNFIGSLSGFDVRGDRMILRD from the coding sequence ATGAGCAGCCGACTGTTCTGGATTCTGATGGCGGTGATCGGCGTGGGAGCAGCGCTGCTCATGCTCAACGATTCTGCCGGCAGCACGCTGGGGGTCGAGAACCATGATTTCGGCCGGCTGATCTGGCTTGGCGCCTTTGGTGCCCTGATCGCTGGTGGCCTGCTGCGCTCGGGCCGCCCGTTGGGCGACATGGCCCGCAATTTCGGCGCCTGGGCGGCGATCGTGCTGGCGCTGATCGCCGGCTACCAGTATCGCTACGAATTGCAGGACATCGCCAGCCGGGTGACCGCTGGTCTCGTTCCCGGCAGCCCGCTGGCGCTTGGTGTCGAAGACGGCCACGCCACTGTGACCCTCGACAAGGCCGACAACGGCCATTTCGAAGCGCGCATCCTGGTCAATGGCAATCCGGTGCGGGCCGTTGTCGATACTGGCGCGACCAGCACCGTGCTGACGTCTGAAGATGCGCAGGCCGCCGGCTTCAACCCGGCCGCGCTCAACTACACGATACCGGTTTCGACAGCCAACGGCATGGCGCGCGCCGCGGCGGTCAAGACCGACGCGGTGGCGATCGGCGGCATCGTGCGCAAGGACATGTCAGTCATGGTCGCGGCACCCGGCATGCTGAGCCAGAGCCTGCTCGGCATGAATTTCATCGGCTCGCTGTCAGGCTTCGACGTGCGCGGCGACCGTATGATCCTGCGGGATTGA
- a CDS encoding DUF1289 domain-containing protein, whose protein sequence is MTAIESPCILVCSIDMKTGFCFGCGRTREEIGAWMGMTPETRRNVMAELPARLETVERRPRRETRRTRMARERDAI, encoded by the coding sequence ATGACGGCCATCGAATCCCCCTGCATCCTGGTCTGTTCGATCGACATGAAAACCGGCTTCTGCTTCGGTTGCGGCCGCACGCGCGAGGAAATCGGCGCCTGGATGGGGATGACGCCCGAAACGCGCCGCAATGTGATGGCCGAACTTCCGGCCAGGCTGGAAACGGTCGAGCGCCGGCCCCGCCGGGAAACGCGCCGCACGCGCATGGCGCGCGAGCGCGACGCAATCTAG
- a CDS encoding nicotinate-nucleotide--dimethylbenzimidazole phosphoribosyltransferase, with amino-acid sequence MTSALPFDDFRNLLDNLPSTDLKAEARVRTLFAKADKPVHSLGRIEDIAAWLAAWSGRAPPAVTRPLMAVFAGKHGVVRHGISPRPVAATANAVELCAAGGAAINQICIANDLGLKVFDLALHIPTGDITDDAALDERGCAATMAFGMEAIAGGTDLLCLGDLGVGNSTVAAALLAALFGGRGADWVGPGSGADAAMQARKADVVDAALAFHENHLEDPLEVLRRVGGREFAAIAGAILAARMQKIPVLLDGFAATAAAAVLYAAAPAALDHCLLASLSPEPAHAKAAELLGFRPLLDLGISHGEGAGAALGAGLVKAAALTSSGMAAAVRA; translated from the coding sequence ATGACCAGCGCACTGCCTTTCGACGATTTCCGCAACCTGCTCGACAATCTGCCGTCAACCGATCTCAAAGCCGAAGCGCGGGTGCGCACGCTGTTTGCCAAGGCCGACAAGCCGGTGCATTCGCTCGGCCGGATCGAGGACATTGCCGCGTGGCTTGCCGCCTGGAGCGGCCGGGCTCCGCCCGCGGTGACAAGGCCGCTGATGGCGGTCTTTGCCGGCAAACATGGTGTCGTCAGGCATGGCATTTCGCCACGTCCGGTGGCGGCGACAGCCAACGCGGTCGAACTTTGCGCGGCCGGTGGTGCGGCGATCAACCAGATCTGCATTGCCAACGACCTTGGGCTGAAGGTGTTCGATCTCGCCCTGCACATCCCGACCGGCGACATCACCGATGACGCAGCGCTCGACGAACGCGGTTGCGCGGCGACCATGGCCTTCGGCATGGAAGCGATCGCCGGCGGCACCGACCTGCTTTGCCTCGGCGATCTCGGCGTCGGCAATTCCACCGTCGCCGCGGCGCTGCTTGCCGCACTGTTCGGGGGCAGGGGTGCCGACTGGGTTGGCCCGGGATCCGGCGCCGACGCGGCGATGCAGGCGCGCAAGGCCGATGTGGTCGATGCGGCGCTGGCCTTTCATGAGAACCATCTCGAGGACCCGTTGGAGGTGCTGCGCCGGGTCGGCGGCCGTGAGTTCGCGGCGATAGCAGGCGCCATCCTCGCCGCGCGGATGCAGAAGATTCCGGTCCTGCTCGACGGCTTTGCGGCAACGGCTGCCGCTGCGGTGCTTTATGCCGCGGCCCCCGCGGCGCTGGACCATTGTCTTCTCGCCAGCCTGTCGCCTGAGCCCGCGCATGCCAAGGCCGCCGAACTGCTTGGCTTCCGTCCGCTGCTTGACCTCGGCATAAGCCATGGCGAAGGGGCAGGGGCAGCACTTGGCGCGGGCCTGGTCAAGGCGGCGGCGCTGACCAGTTCGGGCATGGCGGCGGCTGTGCGGGCCTAG
- a CDS encoding GNAT family N-acetyltransferase: MSAGWDAGGVEIKSERLHLRLFTADDADEVFAAITPAITRFMQWELPRSPTAFAEVWRSWLAPILDGSDLHFVVRSLVDDRCLGLVGLHAAKTVRPEIGIWIREDVHGNGIGREAVAAVAAWASGELDPDCFAYPVAEENVASRRIAEGLGGSIVETRSNPKYISVVYHIPNPRR, translated from the coding sequence ATGAGCGCAGGTTGGGATGCCGGCGGCGTCGAAATCAAATCGGAGCGGCTTCACCTTAGGTTGTTTACGGCCGATGATGCTGACGAAGTCTTTGCCGCCATCACGCCCGCGATCACTCGTTTCATGCAGTGGGAACTGCCGCGATCACCAACGGCCTTCGCCGAGGTCTGGCGATCCTGGCTAGCGCCGATCCTTGACGGATCGGATCTGCATTTTGTTGTGCGCTCGCTGGTGGACGATCGCTGTCTGGGGCTGGTCGGCCTGCATGCGGCGAAGACGGTTCGTCCTGAGATCGGAATTTGGATAAGAGAGGACGTCCATGGGAACGGCATCGGCCGGGAGGCCGTCGCTGCCGTGGCGGCATGGGCGTCCGGGGAACTCGATCCGGACTGCTTCGCGTACCCTGTCGCCGAAGAGAACGTGGCGAGCCGAAGAATCGCGGAAGGCCTCGGCGGTTCGATCGTCGAGACCCGCTCCAACCCGAAATACATTTCGGTCGTCTATCACATCCCCAATCCCAGGCGTTGA
- a CDS encoding sensor histidine kinase has translation MPLQRSNTADKFIVDRRKPHRNSDVARAVRKTRDRLSQQAGNPDFDRELLKLHARAMTSGAVVIPLLVLAIAAAGRLAGVGNEIGLWALSTLTCYTVVAFMARRIERTEAAELNPLQARREFLVGHFLCGLGWAWFVLLGCGTCAVDQFQVVKAVVLLFAMAGTALMASSLSGALLATFAVPVALYAYLGARLWMPVEAIMAGLLVLSLPFFVYVARHINRSSLMLLSFRSEKDALIAELETAKSMSDEARRRAEDANLAKSRFLASMSHELRTPLNAILGFSEVMANEVLGPMSNPTYRDYANDVHDSGQHLLDLINEILDLSRIEAGRYQLNEEPVMLLNIVEDCCHMMELRARNKDIRVIQDFEQTLPRLFADERAVRQITLNLLSNAIKFTATGGEIRVRVGWTAGGGQYISVKDNGPGIPEDEIPVVLSAFGQGSIAIKSAEQGTGLGLPIVQGLLAMHGGEFELHSKLREGTEAIAIFPLSRVMEELPALPTAAVAARRR, from the coding sequence ATGCCCTTGCAACGCTCGAACACAGCGGACAAGTTCATTGTGGACCGCAGGAAACCTCATCGCAACAGCGATGTGGCGCGCGCGGTGCGCAAGACGCGCGACCGTCTTTCGCAGCAGGCCGGCAATCCCGATTTCGACCGCGAACTCTTGAAACTCCACGCGCGCGCCATGACAAGCGGCGCCGTCGTGATCCCGCTTCTCGTCCTGGCGATCGCCGCGGCCGGCAGGCTCGCCGGTGTCGGCAACGAGATCGGGCTTTGGGCGCTGTCCACGCTTACCTGCTATACGGTCGTCGCCTTCATGGCGCGGCGCATCGAGCGCACGGAAGCTGCTGAGCTCAACCCCTTGCAGGCACGACGGGAATTCCTGGTCGGCCATTTCCTTTGCGGCCTCGGCTGGGCCTGGTTCGTCTTGCTCGGCTGCGGCACCTGCGCCGTTGACCAGTTCCAGGTGGTCAAGGCGGTGGTGTTGCTGTTTGCCATGGCCGGGACAGCCCTCATGGCCTCGTCGCTCAGCGGCGCGCTGCTGGCGACCTTTGCCGTGCCGGTGGCGCTCTATGCCTATCTCGGCGCCAGGCTGTGGATGCCGGTCGAGGCGATCATGGCCGGACTGCTTGTCCTGTCTCTGCCTTTCTTCGTCTATGTCGCCCGTCACATCAACCGCTCCTCGCTGATGCTGCTGTCGTTCCGCTCCGAAAAGGATGCGCTGATCGCCGAACTGGAGACGGCAAAATCGATGTCGGACGAAGCTCGGCGGCGGGCCGAGGATGCCAATCTGGCAAAGTCGCGTTTCCTTGCTTCGATGAGCCATGAACTGCGCACGCCGCTCAACGCCATTCTCGGCTTTTCCGAGGTGATGGCGAACGAGGTGCTGGGGCCGATGAGCAACCCCACCTATCGCGACTACGCCAATGACGTGCATGATTCCGGCCAGCATCTGCTGGACCTGATCAACGAAATCCTCGACCTGTCGCGCATCGAGGCCGGCCGCTACCAGCTCAACGAGGAGCCGGTGATGCTGCTGAACATCGTCGAGGACTGCTGCCATATGATGGAACTGAGGGCGCGTAACAAGGATATCCGCGTCATCCAGGATTTCGAACAGACATTGCCGCGGCTGTTCGCCGACGAGCGCGCCGTGCGCCAGATCACGCTCAACCTTCTGTCCAACGCCATAAAGTTCACCGCCACCGGCGGCGAAATCCGCGTCCGTGTCGGCTGGACGGCAGGCGGCGGGCAATACATCTCCGTCAAGGACAATGGCCCCGGCATTCCCGAGGACGAAATTCCGGTCGTGCTCTCGGCCTTCGGCCAGGGCTCGATCGCCATCAAGAGCGCCGAACAGGGCACCGGGCTTGGCCTGCCGATCGTGCAAGGCTTGCTTGCCATGCATGGCGGCGAGTTCGAGCTCCATTCCAAGCTGCGCGAAGGCACCGAGGCGATCGCCATCTTCCCGCTGAGCCGGGTGATGGAAGAACTGCCGGCGTTGCCAACCGCGGCAGTGGCGGCACGACGGCGGTAG